From one Lycium barbarum isolate Lr01 chromosome 6, ASM1917538v2, whole genome shotgun sequence genomic stretch:
- the LOC132645756 gene encoding GATA transcription factor 4, whose protein sequence is MDVYGVSAPELFRIDDLLDFSNDEMFSINNTNSTTTTDSQHHQPHSHNSAAANYYDNFLPNSSDDFTDNLCVPSDDVAELEWLSNFVEDSFSNFPANSVTGTMNHLSSNTTSFHGRSRSKRSRSTSNWTTSSLQNPNPNAPTMKNNKESSISVHTREQRSSSSSSSSMMDEDVPRRCTHCASEKTPQWRTGPLGPKTLCNACGVRYKSGRLVPEYRPAASPTFVLTQHSNSHRKVMELRRQKEMSAQMPPPSTEEEMYGRHFRVC, encoded by the exons ATGGATGTCTACGGAGTGTCAGCACCAGAGTTGTTTCGTATTGATGATCTTCTCGATTTCTCTAATGACGAAATGTTCTCCATTAATAACACCAACTCCACCACCACCACCGACTCTCAGCACCATCAACCTCACTCCCACAACTCCGCCGCCGCCAATTACTACGACAATTTCCTTCCTAATTCCTCCGACGACTTCACCGATAACCTCTGCGTCCCT AGTGATGATGTAGCTGAGTTAGAATGGCTATCAAACTTCGTAGAAGATTCATTCAGTAACTTTCCAGCTAACTCCGTTACCGGAACAATGAATCATCTCAGTTCCAATACTACGTCGTTTCACGGCAGGTCAAGAAGCAAACGTTCTCGTTCAACTTCAAACTGGACAACATCCTCACTACAAAACCCTAACCCTAACGCTCCTACAATGAAGAACAACAAGGAGAGTAGTATTTCAGTACATACCAGAGAACAAaggtcgtcatcatcatcatcatcttcaatGATGGATGAAGATGTGCCACGTAGATGCACACATTGCGCTTCGGAGAAGACACCGCAATGGAGAACTGGGCCTTTAGGCCCAAAAACACTATGTAACGCGTGTGGCGTTAGGTACAAATCGGGTCGGTTAGTACCCGAATACCGACCCGCTGCTAGCCCCACTTTTGTGTTAACACAGCATTCGAATTCTCACCGGAAAGTTATGGAACTCCGACGGCAGAAGGAAATGTCCGCACAAATGCCGCCACCCTCTACGGAGGAGGAGATGTACGGACGTCATTTTCGGGTGTGCTGA